A portion of the Granulosicoccus antarcticus IMCC3135 genome contains these proteins:
- a CDS encoding CoA-binding protein: protein MNDTNRLQEILESCRTIAVVGLSNKPHRASYGVASYLLHHGYTIIPVNPTIDEVLGQQSYPTLSDIPVTVDMVDCFRRSEEMEALAVEAIAIRARVLWMQLGVVNEKARDMAEAAGLQVVMDRCTKIDHARLLGSNG, encoded by the coding sequence ATGAACGATACGAACAGGCTGCAGGAAATTCTTGAAAGCTGCAGAACCATTGCTGTCGTCGGTTTGTCGAACAAGCCGCATCGTGCCAGTTATGGTGTTGCCAGTTATCTGCTGCATCACGGTTACACCATCATCCCCGTTAACCCGACCATTGATGAAGTGCTGGGGCAACAAAGCTATCCCACACTCAGCGATATCCCCGTGACGGTCGATATGGTCGACTGTTTCCGCCGCTCTGAGGAGATGGAAGCGTTGGCGGTCGAAGCTATCGCAATCCGGGCCCGCGTTCTGTGGATGCAGCTGGGTGTAGTCAATGAGAAAGCCCGAGACATGGCAGAGGCTGCAGGCTTGCAAGTGGTTATGGATCGTTGTACCAAAATCGATCATGCGCGCCTGCTGGGCTCGAATGGCTGA
- a CDS encoding DUF481 domain-containing protein — protein sequence MSRPCSRLAASLAGVLFCVLMHGAAAQSYYIPKDLEQGWDGQVQLGAEASFGATDSSAVSVRTDFTYRGKHAEHEVSARLHHSANTARVSRRDAEGKEVLNSQGVPVTDEVRTTTNNRRFISAQPRWFFSPIYYAFALVDADINEPAGIKLASRQVAGLGYKLWKTRTHYLSAAFGIGRKKLDQVAAASEEGAIGYFGLRLKRTLSETVSVALALDSDFGGENRFSEAETSLSWRVRGPVALKFKYEASVNSKVVNPWNSFDDGVEAAFSINLEVEVF from the coding sequence ATGTCTCGACCCTGTAGCCGTCTTGCCGCCAGTCTGGCCGGAGTGTTGTTCTGTGTCCTCATGCACGGTGCGGCAGCGCAATCGTATTACATTCCCAAGGACCTTGAACAAGGTTGGGATGGCCAGGTACAACTGGGTGCGGAAGCCTCTTTCGGGGCAACCGATTCGAGTGCCGTATCGGTGCGTACCGATTTTACCTATCGAGGCAAGCACGCAGAGCATGAAGTGAGCGCACGATTGCATCACAGCGCCAACACGGCGCGGGTGTCACGACGCGATGCCGAGGGCAAGGAGGTTCTTAATAGCCAGGGTGTTCCGGTCACTGATGAGGTCAGGACGACGACCAACAATCGACGATTCATCAGTGCGCAACCTCGCTGGTTCTTTTCTCCAATATATTATGCGTTCGCCCTTGTGGATGCGGATATCAACGAGCCGGCCGGCATCAAGTTGGCAAGCCGTCAGGTGGCGGGATTGGGTTATAAGTTGTGGAAGACACGGACTCACTATCTCAGCGCAGCATTTGGCATAGGACGTAAAAAACTTGATCAGGTAGCTGCAGCTTCGGAGGAGGGCGCGATCGGTTATTTCGGTTTACGTTTGAAGCGCACACTGAGTGAGACGGTGTCTGTGGCGCTTGCACTGGATTCAGACTTTGGTGGTGAGAATCGGTTTTCCGAGGCCGAGACATCCCTGTCCTGGCGAGTGCGGGGACCTGTCGCCCTCAAGTTCAAATACGAGGCCAGCGTTAACAGTAAAGTCGTCAATCCCTGGAATTCGTTTGATGATGGGGTGGAGGCAGCCTTCAGTATCAACCTGGAAGTCGAAGTTTTCTAA
- a CDS encoding NUDIX hydrolase, producing the protein MHDKLTQLIPHNDAALHHDSDLPVINPGTNLRQAAVLIPLVHYNHHWQVLFIRRAHNERDRHSGQVAFPGGRLETFDASHEAAALRETHEEIGVAANHIKLVGRIGPYMTISHYQVTPVIGIMSWPTPLKLQSSEVARAFLIPLSWLRDQQNFTMRARSELDAKSAQRHPIIVYNEFDGETLWGASARMTLNFLKALDDGNIALPLHES; encoded by the coding sequence ATGCATGACAAATTGACACAGCTTATTCCACACAACGATGCTGCACTGCATCATGATTCCGACCTGCCTGTAATAAACCCCGGCACCAATCTGCGGCAGGCAGCGGTTTTGATCCCACTCGTTCATTACAATCACCACTGGCAGGTTCTGTTCATTCGTCGTGCGCACAATGAGCGTGATCGTCACAGCGGTCAGGTAGCCTTCCCCGGCGGCCGACTGGAAACCTTCGATGCCTCCCATGAAGCCGCAGCCCTGCGTGAAACTCATGAGGAGATCGGAGTGGCTGCCAACCATATCAAGCTAGTCGGCCGCATTGGTCCTTATATGACTATCAGCCACTATCAGGTAACCCCTGTGATCGGCATCATGTCATGGCCAACACCCTTGAAACTGCAATCCTCTGAAGTCGCCCGGGCTTTTCTGATTCCGCTGAGCTGGTTACGCGACCAACAGAACTTCACCATGCGGGCACGTTCCGAACTGGATGCCAAAAGTGCGCAACGACACCCGATTATCGTCTACAACGAATTCGATGGCGAAACGCTCTGGGGAGCGTCCGCACGCATGACCCTTAATTTTCTCAAAGCTCTCGACGATGGCAACATAGCGTTGCCACTGCACGAAAGTTAA
- the ada gene encoding bifunctional DNA-binding transcriptional regulator/O6-methylguanine-DNA methyltransferase Ada, whose amino-acid sequence MTSIYETDELRWQAVQARDAAADESFLYGVTTTGVFCYPSCPSRAALRKNTCFYSTREQAQTAGLRPCKRCRSDEPPLKVRQRLLVEQACKLIQAASEGIKVEALAEQLGMSRFHLQKLFQQFLGMSPKSYIKAVRARNVDQALASSSTVTDALLSAGYDSSSAYYADGAVRIGMSAHTYRRLGEGLSIRYAFGKSQFGKIVVAASSKGVCCILFGDSQKELSEELTARFRKATLIRDNETMQQLVADAIEGIENPLLAEKLPLDVQGTAFQEKVWTALRQIAPGETASYSQVAAAIGQPTAARAVARACGANPVAVIVPCHRVVGSSGKLTGYRWGVDRKQRLLESEQEQRAEEKASTLVER is encoded by the coding sequence ATGACATCCATCTACGAAACCGATGAATTGCGCTGGCAAGCGGTTCAGGCAAGGGATGCTGCCGCCGACGAAAGCTTTTTGTATGGTGTCACCACCACGGGCGTCTTCTGTTACCCCTCCTGTCCGTCCAGAGCTGCGTTGAGAAAGAACACCTGTTTCTACTCGACGCGTGAGCAGGCCCAGACAGCGGGCTTACGGCCCTGTAAACGCTGCCGTTCTGATGAGCCGCCGCTAAAAGTGCGTCAGCGCCTACTGGTCGAGCAGGCCTGCAAGCTTATCCAGGCTGCCTCTGAAGGGATCAAAGTAGAGGCTCTGGCAGAGCAGTTGGGTATGAGTCGTTTTCATCTACAGAAACTCTTTCAGCAGTTTCTGGGCATGAGCCCCAAGTCATACATCAAGGCGGTACGCGCCCGGAATGTTGATCAGGCATTAGCCAGTTCATCAACCGTCACCGATGCCCTTTTGTCTGCCGGATACGATAGCTCCTCGGCGTATTATGCCGATGGCGCCGTGCGTATCGGCATGTCGGCGCATACTTATCGGCGACTGGGCGAAGGTCTGAGCATTCGATATGCTTTCGGCAAGAGTCAGTTTGGCAAGATAGTGGTGGCGGCCAGTTCCAAAGGTGTGTGTTGCATCCTGTTCGGGGATTCACAGAAGGAATTGAGTGAAGAGCTGACTGCCCGGTTCCGGAAAGCGACCCTGATCAGGGACAATGAGACCATGCAGCAGCTGGTCGCCGATGCCATAGAAGGTATCGAGAATCCGTTGCTGGCAGAAAAGCTGCCGCTGGATGTGCAGGGCACGGCCTTTCAGGAAAAAGTCTGGACGGCACTGCGCCAGATTGCTCCCGGAGAGACTGCCAGCTACTCACAAGTTGCTGCCGCCATTGGGCAACCAACGGCTGCCCGAGCGGTTGCACGAGCCTGTGGTGCCAACCCGGTCGCTGTCATTGTGCCTTGTCACCGGGTGGTGGGTAGCAGTGGAAAACTGACCGGCTACCGCTGGGGCGTTGATCGCAAGCAGCGGCTGCTTGAAAGTGAACAGGAACAGCGAGCCGAGGAGAAAGCCTCAACTCTCGTTGAGCGGTGA
- a CDS encoding PLP-dependent aminotransferase family protein produces MANNRQFLYEDVAQSVTCMINDGTLSPGDKAPSLRMLGKQLNVSVATIMQAYEELEKNGLLKARPQSGFYVQASAPLPDSAPRWRSTQAAARKVQIGAHMNEVLASARVPGVLNLAIANPATELLPVKALNRSLKRVCSARATEALSYAPIEGMPELRSSIARRSIHLEHPVNPDSVLITTGATEALSLCLRAVAKAGDIIAVESPAYFGVLQMIESLGMLALEIDTDPVDGLRPDALETVVEREQIAAVVSVGTFNNPTGSVVPRAAREQIVTLLAEHNIPLIEDDIYGELYLGQQKPLPYKAFDKTGQVMTCSGFSKTIAPGYRVGWIVADRYLPELKDLKLISSSSTPTLTQMTMADFLADGRYDRHLTRLRRACREQLQVTRRAVQTHFPVGTRISEPTGGYVLWIQLPRGMDANQLYRDAIAENISITPGALFSSTGKFRNFLRLCAGQPFSDEIARGIQRLGQLAERQRTLKNPIQ; encoded by the coding sequence ATGGCCAATAATCGACAGTTTCTCTACGAAGACGTCGCTCAGTCCGTCACCTGCATGATTAACGATGGCACTCTGAGCCCCGGCGACAAGGCCCCTTCTCTGCGCATGCTGGGCAAACAGCTGAACGTCAGTGTCGCCACCATCATGCAAGCCTACGAGGAGCTGGAGAAAAACGGCCTGCTCAAGGCTCGCCCGCAATCGGGCTTCTATGTACAGGCAAGCGCCCCCTTGCCCGACAGCGCGCCGCGCTGGCGCAGTACACAGGCGGCTGCACGCAAAGTCCAGATCGGTGCACACATGAATGAGGTACTGGCCAGTGCCCGAGTACCGGGCGTCCTGAATCTGGCTATCGCGAACCCTGCCACCGAGTTGCTACCGGTCAAGGCCTTGAATCGTTCTCTCAAACGAGTCTGTTCTGCACGCGCCACCGAAGCGTTGAGCTATGCCCCTATAGAAGGTATGCCAGAGTTGCGCAGCAGCATCGCCCGACGCTCGATTCATCTGGAACATCCGGTTAATCCCGACTCGGTATTGATTACCACCGGTGCAACCGAAGCGTTATCGCTGTGTCTGCGGGCCGTGGCCAAGGCCGGGGATATTATCGCGGTCGAATCACCTGCCTATTTCGGGGTACTGCAAATGATCGAAAGCCTGGGGATGCTGGCACTGGAGATCGATACGGACCCGGTCGATGGGCTGCGACCCGATGCGTTGGAAACGGTGGTGGAACGAGAACAGATTGCAGCGGTGGTCTCAGTTGGTACATTCAACAATCCGACCGGTAGCGTGGTGCCACGGGCGGCACGCGAACAGATAGTCACGCTACTTGCCGAACACAACATTCCACTGATTGAAGATGATATCTATGGCGAACTGTATCTGGGACAACAGAAACCGCTACCGTACAAGGCATTTGACAAGACTGGCCAGGTCATGACCTGCAGCGGGTTTTCCAAAACCATCGCCCCTGGCTATCGGGTTGGCTGGATTGTCGCTGATCGTTATCTACCCGAATTGAAAGATCTGAAGCTGATCAGCTCGTCGTCAACACCCACACTGACCCAGATGACGATGGCCGATTTTCTGGCCGATGGACGCTACGATCGTCATCTGACCCGCCTGCGACGCGCCTGCCGGGAACAGTTGCAGGTTACCCGGCGTGCGGTGCAGACACACTTCCCTGTGGGCACGCGTATCAGTGAACCTACCGGTGGCTACGTTCTGTGGATACAGCTGCCACGCGGCATGGACGCCAATCAACTTTATCGCGATGCCATTGCCGAGAACATCAGTATCACGCCCGGCGCTCTGTTCTCCAGCACTGGCAAGTTTCGCAATTTTCTGCGACTCTGCGCAGGCCAGCCCTTCAGCGATGAAATCGCCCGTGGCATACAACGTCTGGGCCAACTTGCCGAGCGGCAACGAACCCTGAAAAACCCGATACAATAA
- a CDS encoding DMT family transporter, whose amino-acid sequence MQGATFYLLTVLIWGSTWFAIKFQLGVVDPSVSLVYRFGLAALLLLAWCLLRRVRLSFTSSEHLAMAAQGACLFSTNYLLFYWCTGLITSGLVAIIFSSVIVMNIINGAIFLKRRVEGIVLLGALVGLCGITLVFWHEIIASQAESAAASGNVLKGLGIGLVATFMASLGNILSARNQSKGLPILQTNAFGMAYGTLLMALFALFSGVPFDIEWTANYIGSLLYLSIFGSIIAFGAYLTLVGRIGADRAAYATVLFPLVALAISSVFEDFQWTSMALAGIALVLLGNLMVVGRGLGARWRRRVAVA is encoded by the coding sequence ATGCAAGGCGCTACTTTCTATCTGTTGACTGTCCTCATCTGGGGGTCTACCTGGTTTGCCATCAAATTCCAGTTAGGGGTTGTCGATCCTTCGGTGTCGCTGGTCTACCGCTTTGGTCTGGCCGCCCTGTTATTGCTGGCCTGGTGTCTATTGCGTCGCGTCCGCCTGTCGTTCACATCCTCGGAGCACCTGGCTATGGCCGCTCAGGGAGCCTGTCTGTTCAGCACCAACTACCTGTTGTTTTACTGGTGTACAGGCCTGATCACCTCCGGGCTGGTTGCCATCATTTTCTCCTCGGTCATCGTCATGAATATCATCAACGGTGCCATCTTCCTTAAACGTCGTGTGGAAGGCATCGTGCTGCTGGGTGCTCTGGTGGGTCTGTGCGGTATCACGCTGGTTTTCTGGCATGAAATCATCGCCTCCCAGGCAGAGTCCGCCGCGGCCTCTGGTAATGTATTGAAGGGTTTGGGAATTGGCCTGGTGGCCACCTTCATGGCTTCTCTGGGCAATATCCTGTCGGCCAGAAATCAGTCCAAGGGGTTGCCAATACTCCAGACCAACGCCTTTGGGATGGCTTACGGTACGCTGCTGATGGCGCTTTTTGCCCTGTTTTCCGGAGTGCCTTTCGATATCGAGTGGACTGCCAACTATATTGGTTCGCTTCTGTACCTGAGCATCTTTGGTTCCATTATCGCCTTCGGTGCCTATCTGACCCTGGTCGGCCGCATCGGCGCCGATCGTGCTGCTTATGCAACCGTTTTATTCCCGCTCGTGGCACTGGCTATCAGCAGTGTGTTCGAAGACTTTCAGTGGACATCCATGGCGCTGGCTGGCATCGCGTTGGTGCTGCTGGGTAATCTCATGGTGGTTGGTCGTGGCCTGGGTGCGCGTTGGCGCCGACGTGTGGCCGTGGCCTGA
- a CDS encoding MalY/PatB family protein: protein MNDFDTVTPRQGTDSLKWDIYNGRDVLPFWVADMDFMVAPPIQQALEERIKHPLYGYTLTPKELPDVVIAHLENEYNWHVDPEWIVWLPGVVTGLAISCRAFCADGDEVVVNPPIYHHFFDSHDADRQELVRVPLHKHEGRWTFDMQAMEAAFNDKTRLLMMCSPHNPVGVVFTPEELNQVAELCARHDVIMVSDEIHCDLVIDKNSKHYPTALACPAMADNIVTLMSGSKTWNIAGLNCSFAIISNPELRKRFVTSSQSMVTGVPPLAYCATLAAYRDGGPWRAELLDYLAANYAYVCEELNAIEGLVVEPIQATYLAWIDATGLRLNDTAGFFEEHGVGLSPGEQFGQSQYIRLNFACPRATLEEGLRRMKAAVASLKTD, encoded by the coding sequence ATGAATGATTTTGATACGGTAACTCCCCGTCAAGGAACGGACAGCCTGAAGTGGGATATCTACAATGGTCGGGATGTTTTGCCATTCTGGGTGGCTGATATGGATTTCATGGTGGCACCGCCAATCCAGCAAGCTCTGGAAGAGCGAATCAAGCATCCACTCTATGGCTATACCCTCACGCCGAAGGAGCTGCCAGATGTCGTGATTGCTCATCTGGAGAATGAATATAACTGGCATGTTGATCCGGAATGGATCGTCTGGTTGCCAGGAGTGGTCACCGGACTTGCCATCAGTTGCCGGGCATTCTGTGCCGATGGCGATGAGGTCGTTGTTAATCCGCCTATCTATCATCACTTCTTTGACTCGCATGATGCTGATCGACAGGAGCTGGTGCGGGTACCTTTGCATAAGCACGAAGGGCGCTGGACCTTTGACATGCAGGCCATGGAGGCGGCCTTCAACGACAAGACTCGTTTGCTGATGATGTGCTCACCGCATAACCCTGTAGGCGTTGTCTTTACACCCGAAGAGTTGAACCAGGTAGCCGAACTGTGTGCGCGTCACGATGTCATCATGGTCTCTGACGAAATCCACTGCGATCTGGTTATCGACAAGAACTCGAAGCACTATCCGACGGCGCTCGCCTGTCCTGCCATGGCCGATAACATTGTCACGCTCATGAGCGGCAGCAAAACCTGGAATATTGCCGGGCTCAACTGTTCCTTCGCCATCATCAGTAACCCTGAGCTGCGCAAGCGTTTTGTAACGAGTTCACAATCGATGGTTACCGGGGTGCCACCATTGGCGTATTGTGCAACGCTGGCCGCTTATCGCGATGGCGGGCCCTGGCGTGCCGAGTTGCTGGATTATCTGGCGGCTAACTATGCCTATGTGTGCGAGGAGCTGAATGCGATAGAGGGTCTGGTGGTGGAGCCCATTCAGGCAACCTATCTGGCATGGATCGATGCCACCGGTCTGAGATTGAACGACACGGCTGGTTTTTTCGAAGAGCACGGAGTCGGCTTGTCCCCCGGCGAGCAGTTCGGTCAGTCACAATACATTCGGCTGAACTTTGCCTGCCCCAGGGCGACGCTGGAAGAGGGTCTCAGGCGTATGAAGGCGGCTGTGGCCAGTCTCAAAACTGACTGA
- a CDS encoding TVP38/TMEM64 family protein — translation MKIGWKIVFALVLLGLVLFLWLQLPMAEWIAQFRLWILGLGMLGIVAFVLLYVLVTALLGPASALTLSAGLAYGAWGFPLVIISATLAACVAFLLGRYVAHERVNQWIARDARLSALNTVISLQGWRVVGLLRLSPILPYGVQNYLFSVTSIRFVPFTLATMIGIMPATALYVYIGSLGQAVGTSGTGGLQWVLVLGGLLATIAVAWFVGRQAQVVLAQQVEESSVATIDLMPESAGRRKEG, via the coding sequence GTGAAAATCGGCTGGAAGATTGTTTTCGCACTTGTACTGCTGGGCCTGGTTCTGTTTTTATGGCTGCAACTGCCCATGGCAGAATGGATAGCGCAGTTTCGCCTCTGGATATTAGGCCTGGGGATGCTCGGGATCGTCGCTTTTGTCTTGCTGTACGTTTTGGTAACTGCTCTGCTGGGGCCGGCCTCCGCATTGACCCTGAGCGCGGGCCTGGCGTATGGCGCCTGGGGCTTCCCGCTGGTGATTATTTCAGCCACTCTGGCGGCCTGTGTCGCCTTTTTGCTAGGCCGCTATGTGGCCCATGAGCGAGTCAATCAATGGATTGCCAGAGATGCTCGTCTGAGCGCTCTGAATACAGTCATCAGTCTGCAGGGCTGGCGTGTGGTCGGGTTGTTGCGATTGAGTCCCATACTTCCCTATGGCGTACAGAATTACCTGTTTTCAGTTACCAGTATCCGTTTTGTGCCCTTCACTCTGGCCACCATGATCGGCATCATGCCGGCAACGGCGTTATACGTCTATATCGGATCCCTGGGGCAGGCGGTTGGTACCAGCGGCACCGGAGGCCTGCAGTGGGTGTTGGTATTGGGTGGTTTACTGGCAACCATTGCCGTGGCCTGGTTCGTCGGCAGGCAGGCGCAGGTGGTGCTGGCACAGCAAGTTGAGGAATCCTCCGTGGCCACGATTGATTTGATGCCTGAAAGTGCAGGCAGGAGAAAAGAGGGATGA
- a CDS encoding GGDEF domain-containing protein codes for MKSSIHPACGTIVLLTDEYVDYRKGLVDSVAERLVEYGYGTLCIAGQQLGIASVCNSIYSLANRLEIKGVICLSGTLGQRLKDDELREFLASFPVPMVSLGLQVEGFDSVMVNDATGMTKLMQHLLSHRDCRRLAFIRGFAGDPYSLHRENIFRTMLKQHGHVVDEELMIEGNFDAFDTYRAVSALLRLRPDVDTFVAANDIMALSAARAVMVAGFVIPEDIAITGFDDTQDATRNSPAISTVRQPFDELVRVSVSQLLDRIADSDQDVPTQSVKGVSHQWVDSEFIPRASTQSKVIRAVRLQLSDQASISAWLHSAMTGLPTPETLDLEKLCTALWETMDTGSLAVSECIEGMLERGSGYHNNHWWNNVCDRIETLTIALSAQESSAQASMRILFALAKARERIWALSVEREYQVRRQQGLRAAMQLRMSSCSDQAGLLETMSWWMQALEPARLFLVRYCNAGTQPDTRATLVHSYLGGLVSSSESAEFPISQLLPDEHLSELARRTFVLNPIYAGNQQFGYLLIDPTGIEHLDLNSAANSIGNAMRNHFNIGKLEYQTERLTAANQRLQKLAHFDSLTNLPNRGHFQSELDKLCMKNTPLALMFMDLDGFKFVNDSAGHDAGDQLLQQVAQRLRDSVAKMSDGQGRLARLGGDEFTLILIGHENIDRVIEMAEQLLLELARPYLIDSLTHQISVSIGCALFPGHADSSRQLIKNADVAMYYAKTHGKNSVACFPLPSAPPNITLLHSRAS; via the coding sequence ATGAAATCTTCAATCCATCCGGCCTGTGGGACAATTGTCCTGTTGACGGACGAATACGTGGATTATCGCAAAGGTCTGGTTGACTCGGTTGCAGAGCGGTTGGTCGAGTATGGCTATGGCACGCTGTGCATTGCCGGACAGCAGCTGGGTATAGCGTCGGTCTGCAACTCCATCTATTCGCTGGCTAATCGTCTGGAAATCAAAGGCGTCATCTGTCTTTCCGGTACCCTCGGACAGCGGTTGAAGGATGATGAACTGAGAGAATTCCTGGCAAGTTTCCCTGTACCAATGGTCAGTCTTGGTCTGCAGGTTGAAGGTTTTGACAGCGTAATGGTCAATGATGCAACGGGTATGACCAAGCTCATGCAGCATCTGCTAAGCCATCGAGATTGCCGTCGCCTTGCATTCATAAGAGGATTTGCAGGCGATCCGTATTCGCTGCATCGTGAAAATATCTTTCGTACGATGTTGAAGCAGCATGGTCATGTTGTGGACGAAGAATTGATGATCGAAGGTAACTTTGATGCATTCGATACTTATCGGGCTGTCTCGGCATTGCTACGGCTACGCCCTGATGTTGATACCTTTGTGGCTGCCAATGACATCATGGCATTGAGCGCCGCCAGAGCCGTCATGGTGGCAGGCTTTGTCATTCCAGAGGATATCGCCATAACAGGATTTGACGATACACAGGATGCAACCAGAAATTCACCTGCCATCAGTACGGTCAGGCAGCCATTTGACGAACTGGTCAGAGTATCCGTGAGTCAGCTACTGGATCGGATCGCCGATTCGGACCAGGATGTGCCGACACAGAGCGTGAAGGGTGTTAGTCACCAGTGGGTGGACAGCGAATTCATTCCACGGGCCTCTACCCAATCGAAAGTCATCAGAGCGGTGCGGCTGCAACTGTCGGATCAAGCCTCGATATCAGCTTGGTTACATTCGGCAATGACGGGTTTGCCAACACCTGAAACACTGGATCTGGAGAAGCTGTGTACGGCACTCTGGGAGACCATGGACACCGGTTCGCTGGCTGTCTCTGAGTGCATCGAAGGCATGCTGGAGCGAGGTTCTGGTTATCATAATAACCACTGGTGGAACAATGTCTGCGATCGTATCGAGACGCTGACAATCGCCTTGTCTGCACAAGAAAGCTCTGCCCAGGCGAGTATGAGAATACTGTTTGCTCTGGCAAAAGCGCGTGAACGAATATGGGCGCTGAGCGTGGAACGGGAATACCAGGTGCGGCGGCAGCAAGGTTTGCGGGCAGCCATGCAGCTACGCATGAGTTCCTGCTCGGATCAGGCCGGCTTGCTTGAAACCATGTCGTGGTGGATGCAGGCTCTGGAGCCTGCACGTCTCTTTCTGGTGCGATACTGCAATGCTGGTACGCAGCCTGATACGCGGGCCACACTCGTGCACAGCTACCTGGGAGGTCTGGTATCAAGCTCTGAATCAGCAGAGTTCCCGATCAGTCAGTTGCTGCCGGATGAGCATTTGTCAGAACTGGCTAGAAGAACCTTCGTCCTGAACCCTATCTATGCTGGTAATCAGCAGTTCGGGTATTTGCTGATAGATCCGACTGGAATCGAACATCTTGATCTGAACAGTGCAGCGAACAGTATCGGTAATGCGATGCGCAATCATTTCAATATAGGCAAACTCGAATATCAAACTGAGCGTCTGACGGCTGCCAACCAACGGCTGCAGAAGCTGGCTCATTTCGACTCGCTGACCAACTTGCCCAATCGCGGCCATTTTCAGTCTGAGCTCGACAAGTTGTGCATGAAAAACACACCACTGGCCCTGATGTTCATGGACCTGGATGGCTTCAAATTTGTGAATGATTCGGCGGGGCATGATGCCGGTGATCAACTGTTGCAACAAGTGGCTCAGAGGCTGCGTGACAGCGTTGCAAAAATGTCGGATGGGCAGGGTCGACTGGCGCGCCTTGGCGGCGACGAATTTACCCTGATCCTGATAGGTCATGAAAATATTGACAGGGTCATCGAAATGGCGGAGCAGTTACTGCTCGAGCTGGCACGACCTTACCTCATCGATTCATTGACACATCAGATATCGGTCAGCATTGGTTGCGCACTTTTTCCCGGACATGCTGATAGTTCGCGACAACTGATCAAGAATGCTGATGTCGCCATGTACTATGCAAAGACACATGGCAAAAATTCAGTGGCCTGTTTTCCGCTTCCCTCAGCACCACCAAACATAACCTTGTTGCATAGTCGGGCAAGCTGA